In the Rhodoferax fermentans genome, ACCGCAGGCGTCGTGCTCCTGGGCGGAAGAATACAAACCATGGTCCTGGAGATGCTGGATCTCGGCTGCCGTCGTCATGGGGCGCGCTCCTAAAAGTATCGAAAAGGGCTTGACTGTACCGCATTGCAACAAGGATGCCAAAGCAATTAATAGGGGTCAGATCCCAATTACAAATTATCCTACTTTCAGAAAATTAAATTAGGGACACATTAATAAACATAGCAATAATCTCTTTTAATTTAAGGGCCAGAGCCCTATTTGATGATTATTTTGGGGGCGGAAACGGGTCGCCCGGCGGCTTTTTTGACCACACGACGCTCGGTGTGTTTTTGTAAATTAGCCACAAAATCCGGCTCACCCAGGGCCCAACCGGCCAAGGTGGACTCAGTCAGCGCCGCCTGTTGCACCGAGTTGATGCCTGAGCGCACCAACTCGGCGTAAGCGGATTCACGGGCAAACGGGGTGTTGCCCAGCTGCCAGAACAAGGCGTGCGGCGTGATCAGCCGATCCACCCGCTGCCCCAGGCAATGCCCATGGCTGGACCAGGGGTAGTCCTGGGCCTGCGCCACCAGACCGGCGCGCACCGGGTTGAGGTCCATGTAGACCATACAGGCCAGCAGATAACGCTCAGGCTGGATCACGGTTGAGCGGTAACGCCCTTCCCACAAGGTGCCGCTACGTTGCTGGTTTTGGTTGAAGTACCGCACATAACTGCGCCCCACGGCCTGCATCAGTTTGGGCAGACCGTCGGCGGTCTTGGGGGTGGCCAGCAGATGGAAGTGGTTGTCCATCAGCACATAGGCGTGGATCAACACCTCATAACGGGGTGCCTGTTGCGCCAGCAGGTCCAGCCAGAAACGGTAATCCGCCGCGCTGGCAAAAATGGCCTGGCGGTTGTTGCCACGCTGGATGATGTGGTGTGGCCAGCCCGGCAGGGTCAGGCGCGGCAGTCGGGCCATGGCTCTGACAAAAACCGACCCGCGTTTACTTGGGGGCCTTGGTCACACGCACCTTGCCGCCAGTGGTGACAATGATCACCGAGTCACCCGGCACCAGGGTTTCACTGCCCTTGGCCTGCACAATGGCGCGGCGTTCACCCCCTTTGAGCTGGATCAGCAGTTCATTGGCTTCTTCACGGGTGGCCATACGTTCGATGGTGTTGCCGGCCACGGCACCAGCCACGCCCACCAGCAGGCCGATCACTTGGCTCTCACCGCCGCCAGCACCCCGGCTGGCGCCCGCCACCGCGCCGGTGACGCCACCCACGGCCGCACCAATACCGCTCTGGCTGCCATCCACGGTGACAGTGCGAATCGACAACAGCACCCCATCTTGCACTTGCGACATGCGCTGGGCATCACCGCGCTGGATCACGTCCGGGCTGCTGGTGGCGCAGGCGCCCAGGGCCAGCACCAAGGCGGTGGACAAACCCATTTTCATGAGTGTTTTCATGCTTCTCTCCAAAAAAACGCTTTCCCATTCAAACCACTTCGCCCAACAAAGGCGGCACGGCATTGTCCGGCAAGGATGTAAAGCGTGTATGAAGCAGGGACAGCAGGCCAAACTCGGCCAGCAGGCTGCGCAGCCGTTCGGCGCTGGCGCGTTTTCTGGCGCCGGTGTAACGCGCGATGATCAGCTCGTTTTTCATGCTGTGCTCCCAGCCCACCAGTTCGGTCACCGTGACCTGGTAACCACAGGCCTCCAGGTACAGGCAGCGCAGCACATTGGTGATCTGGCTGCCCATTTCGCGTGTGTGCAAGGGGTGGCGCCACAACTCGGCCAGCGGAGTGCGTGACAAAGACAGCGCCTTATGCTGGCTCAGCACCCGCGCCACCTCGGCCTGGCAGCAAGGCACCAGCACCATCACCCGCGCCCGTTTTTGCAGACCAAAAGCGATGGCATCGTCGGTGGCGCTGTCGCAGGCATGCAAAGCGGTGACCACGTCGATGCGCTCGGGCAAACGGCTTGACTCAGTCGACTCGGCCACCGTCAGGTTCAAAAAGGACATGCGCTCAAAACCCAGGCGGCTGGCCAGCGCCTGCGACTTCTCCACCAGCTCGGCGCGTGTCTCGATGCCGTAGATGTGGCCCAGGCCTTGCTGCCTGAAAAACAGGTCGTACAGGATGAAGCCCAGGTAGGACTTGCCCGCGCCGTGGTCAGCCAGGGTGAGCCCGGCGGGGCTGGTGTAAGCGCGGATGTCGTCCGTTGGGTTGGGCGCCCTCACCTGCTGCGCCAGCTCCAGCAACAGCTTTTCAATGAACTGGTAGAGGTGGTAGACCTGTTTAAGTTTGCGCCGCGAGTCCTGGTTGAGTTTGCCCTCGCGCGTGAGGATGTGTAACTCCTTAAGCAACTCGATCGACTGACCCGGGCGCAGTTCGTCGGCCAGGGGATGGGGACTGGGCGGCGTCGCGCCAGAACGGCCTGCGGCTCGCGCAGAAGGACGATCGCCCGGCTTTGGGCGGTGGGTGTCAGGGTGTTTGGAGGTCATCCGGCGATGATGCCACGTCCTGCGTCGCCGCTGACGCCGGGCTGGCGTCCACCTGCAAGGCTTGCCAGCCTGCCAGACCGAGGTTCTCCATGGTCTGCATATTGGTCTCAAAAATCGTCTGCGGGTCGGGAAAAGCCGCCACCGCGCGGTCAATGCTTTCCTCGCGCAGCAAATGCAGGCTGGGGTAAGGTGATCGGTTGGTGAAGTTGGTGATGTCGTCCAGCTTGGTGCCGGCAAACTGGTACTGCGGGTGCAGGGAGGCGATCTGCAACACCCCGTCCAGATCCAGATCGACCAGCGCCTGATCAGCCAGGTCGAGGAAATCGTTGTAGTCCAGAAAGTCCTGCAAACATTCTGGCGCTATCAACAACGTAGTATCTCGCTCTTTGGCATCCAGGGCTTGAAGCTGTTTGAGCTCGTGAATCAGATCCACCAACAACGCCTCGGGTGTGGTGGCGTGGCTGACGGCGTAATGAACCTGGCGCTTGACATGCACACTCTTGGCAAACGGGCACAGGTTCAGGCCAATCACCGCGCGCTCCAGCCAGGCCACGGTATCGGCCACCACGGTTTGGTCATCCAACATGTGTGTTCTCCTGAAGGCTTAGGCTGGCTGCGACCTGGCGCTCAAAAAACTGCGGCCTGCTGCGCGGCCGCGCTGGTTGTGCAGTGGCAGGCATCATGACAGCAGCCGCTTTCCGGTCAGGCGCTCATGCTCACGCAGGGCAAAACGGTCGGTCATGCCGGCGATGTAGTCGGCCACCACCCGCGCGGTCAGGCGCGGGCCATCTGCCGACACATCGGTTACCGCCTGATGGGCTTGTTGGATGTGGTGCTGGTACGACTCGGGCAACTCATCGGGCGAACAGGTGTAAGCAGCAAACAGCTCGGTCACCACCACCCGCGCCTGGCCGGTGGTGTGGGCCACCTGCGGATGTCGGTACAGCTGTTCCAACAAAAAGGCCTTGAGGGCTTTGGATTGCGCGCGCATCTCCGGGCCAAATTGCACCAGCGGTGGCAAGGCCCGCACGGCTTGCACATCGGCAGGTTGAGCTGCGTCCAACGCGGCCTGGGTGGCGGCAATCACGTCATAAATCTGGCTGCTGAGCATGCGCCGGATCGACTCGTACAACAGGCGCCGTCCCTGGTGCCGCTGACCCAGCTGGGGATGCTCTTTGAGCGCCTGCAGCCGGAATTGCTCAAACAGCGTCAGCGCCTGCAGCTGCTCCAGCGTGATCAGGCCCGAGCGCACACCATCGTCGATGTCATGGGCGTTGTAGGCAATCTCGTCGGCCAGGTTGCACAGCTGGGCTTCCAGGCTGGGCTGCTGGTGTACCAGAAAACGGTGGCCCACACCGCCGGGCTCGGCGCGCTCCAGGACTTCGGCATCCCGCCGCGAGCAGTGTTTGAGAATGCCTTCGCGGGTCTCGAACGTGAGGTTCAGCCCGTCAAATTCAGGGTAGCGCTCTTCAAGCAGGTCGACGATGCGCAGGCTTTGCAGGTTGTGCTCGAAACCACCAAACTCGGCCATGCAGGCGTTGAGCGCGTCCTGCCCCGCGTGGCCAAACGGGGTGTGCCCGACGTCATGCACCAGCGCAATGGTTTCCACCAGGTCCTCGTTGAGGCCCAGCGTGCGCGCCACCGAGCGCCCGAGCTGCGCCACTTCCAGCGAATGCGTCAAGCGGGTGCGAAACAGGTCCCCTTCGTGGTTCAGGAACACCTGGGTTTTGTAGACCAGCCGCCGAAACGCGGTGCTGTGCACAATGCGGTCGCGGTCACGCTGGTACTCGGTGCGCGTGGGCGCGGGCGGCTGCGCAAAGCGCCGACCACGTGACTTGGCCGGGTCACAGGCGTACGGTGCCAGCACCATGTTTGTATGAGAAATCATGCTCTAGCCCTTGTAAATAAAGGGCACATTGCTATCGTTTCAGGGACTGTCACGCGCAACAGGCATCAATCACCT is a window encoding:
- a CDS encoding deoxyguanosinetriphosphate triphosphohydrolase, producing the protein MISHTNMVLAPYACDPAKSRGRRFAQPPAPTRTEYQRDRDRIVHSTAFRRLVYKTQVFLNHEGDLFRTRLTHSLEVAQLGRSVARTLGLNEDLVETIALVHDVGHTPFGHAGQDALNACMAEFGGFEHNLQSLRIVDLLEERYPEFDGLNLTFETREGILKHCSRRDAEVLERAEPGGVGHRFLVHQQPSLEAQLCNLADEIAYNAHDIDDGVRSGLITLEQLQALTLFEQFRLQALKEHPQLGQRHQGRRLLYESIRRMLSSQIYDVIAATQAALDAAQPADVQAVRALPPLVQFGPEMRAQSKALKAFLLEQLYRHPQVAHTTGQARVVVTELFAAYTCSPDELPESYQHHIQQAHQAVTDVSADGPRLTARVVADYIAGMTDRFALREHERLTGKRLLS
- a CDS encoding transposase, which codes for MARLPRLTLPGWPHHIIQRGNNRQAIFASAADYRFWLDLLAQQAPRYEVLIHAYVLMDNHFHLLATPKTADGLPKLMQAVGRSYVRYFNQNQQRSGTLWEGRYRSTVIQPERYLLACMVYMDLNPVRAGLVAQAQDYPWSSHGHCLGQRVDRLITPHALFWQLGNTPFARESAYAELVRSGINSVQQAALTESTLAGWALGEPDFVANLQKHTERRVVKKAAGRPVSAPKIIIK
- a CDS encoding class I SAM-dependent methyltransferase, which translates into the protein MTSKHPDTHRPKPGDRPSARAAGRSGATPPSPHPLADELRPGQSIELLKELHILTREGKLNQDSRRKLKQVYHLYQFIEKLLLELAQQVRAPNPTDDIRAYTSPAGLTLADHGAGKSYLGFILYDLFFRQQGLGHIYGIETRAELVEKSQALASRLGFERMSFLNLTVAESTESSRLPERIDVVTALHACDSATDDAIAFGLQKRARVMVLVPCCQAEVARVLSQHKALSLSRTPLAELWRHPLHTREMGSQITNVLRCLYLEACGYQVTVTELVGWEHSMKNELIIARYTGARKRASAERLRSLLAEFGLLSLLHTRFTSLPDNAVPPLLGEVV
- a CDS encoding DUF1415 domain-containing protein, with protein sequence MLDDQTVVADTVAWLERAVIGLNLCPFAKSVHVKRQVHYAVSHATTPEALLVDLIHELKQLQALDAKERDTTLLIAPECLQDFLDYNDFLDLADQALVDLDLDGVLQIASLHPQYQFAGTKLDDITNFTNRSPYPSLHLLREESIDRAVAAFPDPQTIFETNMQTMENLGLAGWQALQVDASPASAATQDVASSPDDLQTP